From Toxorhynchites rutilus septentrionalis strain SRP chromosome 2, ASM2978413v1, whole genome shotgun sequence, a single genomic window includes:
- the LOC129768206 gene encoding uncharacterized protein LOC129768206 — translation MFKLVIFVGVLLLVASVDAQQRQNGTMEATTIITTDGASSNAGSENSEAAQPTTETNSRLGDTLRLEIERRRNERQQRIEQNRNNLRVVLEDMSDRRREYELRRRERQRSWEEMRTERQKEMEARRVGRLPEREQLRLNRLRLEQVTQNDADNEVTGGEGEVEVIEDPLDMIDVFRNIVLIEEASGNVRLVDLGTEEGRDLASRVVDRMEDVPETQQVLRKLILKMGQL, via the exons ATGTTTAAG CTCGTAATATTTGTTGGAGTGCTGCTCTTGGTGGCTTCAGTGGACGCTCAACAAAGGCAGAATGGGACCATGGAGGCTACCACAATTATAACAACTGACGGTGCATCTTCAAATGCTGGTAGTGAAAATAGTGAAGCAGCACAGCCAACCACCGAAACGAACTCTCGATTGGGGGATACCCTTCGATTGGAAATTGAACGGAGGCGTAACGAGCGCCAGCAGAGGATTGAGCAGAACAGAAACAACCTTCGGGTGGTTCTGGAGGACATGAGCGATCGTAGACGGGAGTACGAATTGCGACGCCGAGAACGCCAACGCAGCTGGGAAGAAATGCGCACCGAACGGCAGAAGGAAATGGAGGCCCGTCGCGTTGGTCGTTTGCCTGAAAGGGAGCAGTTGCGGCTAAATCGCCTGCGGCTCGAGCAAGTGACTCAAAATGATGCCGATAATGAAGTTACCGGCGGGGAAGGCGAAGTTGAAGTTATCGAGGACCCGCTTGATATGATTGACGTGTTTCGTAACATAGTGCTGATCGAGGAAGCCAGCGGAAACGTGCGGCTGGTCGATCTTGGCACTGAAGAAGGTCGTGATTTGGCATCGCGAGTGGTGGATCGTATGGAGGATGTACCTGAGACACAGCAGGTGCTGAGAAAGCTGATTTTAAAAATGGGGCAGTTGTGA